A segment of the Nomascus leucogenys isolate Asia chromosome 1a, Asia_NLE_v1, whole genome shotgun sequence genome:
cacacacacacgtgcgggCGTGCGCACATGCATTACCCTCACCAAGAAGGCTCCTGGTAAGCAAGGTATCAATGCCACGAAGTCCTGGAGAAACATTCCCTCTCCTAAGAATTGAGAACATCTAGCGCTGCtccttcattttacaaacaaggagattgaggtccagagagattaagtgactagTTCATGATCCTTGTGCAGTGAGGCAGTGGGGGACCTGGCACTGTTATTACAAGCATTTATTTGAATTCTGTAGCACCACTGCTGACACTAATTCTGTTCTTtctgcagagaacagaaaaaacgCAAGCAGCAGAGAACaggaaaaggaaatcaaagaggcagaaagagacaACAAAATACAGAATGGAAGGTGGAGCCTCAGTCAcagatagaaaaggaaatagtGGAGAAAGCACTGGAACCTACAGAGAAAAAGACTGAGCCACCTGGGAGCATAACCAAAGTATTTCCTTCAGTAGCCTCCCCGCAAAAAGTTGTGCCTGAGGAACACTTTTCTGAAACATGTCAAGAAAGTAACATACATCAGGAGAATTTTTCTGAGTACCAAGAAATAGCAGTACAAAACCATTCTTCTGAAACATGCCAACATGTGGCTGAACCTGAAGACCTCTCTCCTAAAATGTACCAAAAAATATCTGTACTTCATGACAATTCTTCCAAAATATGCCAAGGCATGGAGGAACCTGAAGACAACTCTCCTAACACATGCCAAGTAATATCTGTAATTCAAGACCATCCTTTCAAAATGTACCAAGATATGGTTAAACGAGAAGATCTGGCTCCTAAAATGTGCCAAGAAGCTGCTGTACCCAAAATCCTTCCTTGTCCAACATCTGAAGACACAGCTGATCTGGCGGGATGCTCTCTTCAAGCATATCCAAAACCAGATGTGCCTAAAGGCTATATTCTTGACACAGACCAAAATTCAGCAGAATCAGAGGAATACAATGAAACAGATCAAGGAATAGCTGAAACAGAAGgctttttttctaaaacacaagAAATGGCTGAGCCTAAAGATCTTTCTACAAAAACACACCAAGAATCAGCTGAACCAAAATACCTTCCTCATAAAACATGTAAAGAAATTATTGTGCCTAAAGCCCCCTCTCATAAAACAATCCAAGAAACACCTCATTCTGAAGACTATTCAATTGAAATAAACCAAGAAACACCTGGGTCTGAAAAATATTCACCTGAAACGTATCAAGAAATACCTGGGCTTGAAGAATATTCACCTGAAATATACCAAGAAACATCCCAGCTTGAAGAATATTCACCTGAAATATACCAAGAAACACCGGGGCCTGAAAACCTCTCTACCGAGACATATAAAAATAAGGATGTGCATAAAGAATGCTTTCCAGAACCACACCAAGAAACAGGTGGGCCCCAAGGCCAGGATCCTAAAGCACACCAGGAAGATGCTAAAGATGTTTATACTTTTCCTCAAGGTAAGGGATGTTTATAGCACCAAGGTAGGTACATCTCCCCCAGAGTAGTGATTTACAACTTTCTCTGACAATCCTGGGTTATCCCCGGTTATTTCCATGGATACTATGAATTTCACTGACTAGTTTTAAGTGAACAATATTTTCATGCAACCAATGTCTGTCTTGCCATAtttcaaagagttaaaaaaattgaaaatacaagCATGTACATTAAGTACTTATTCATATTATCCATCCATTATGAGATGCTATAGTCAATGAAATGAACCCAGTATAGGATGaattattgcaaaatattttaaaaaattaagtctacATTAACAACAAAGCTTGATGAATGAAGTTTTTCTAGGAAATTTAATTTGCCTGATAAATGGAAAGCAGGTAAATTCATAGTATGAAGTACTGAGGGAGATACAAAGCTGTAAAATATAATCCTGTTACTAGGGAATTCATTGTTGTAGGATTTATCAGGTTTACCAAAAACCCTATTTCAAGATTTGTTCCTGAAAAACTTTTTCCTAAGTATAGCAATTTGAAAATAATGCAACCTTTCTTTAATTTCACTTGCCTCAGAGACATAACTGAGAACTCTGGTTCTCTTCGTACAGTACTGTAGACAGTATAAGAAATGGACTGAGTCTATCAGATCATAGTTATCCCCAGGAAACTGATTTCTAAAGAAATCCCTTTAGTAGTTTATTTGCTCTTTATCCTAAAAGATGAGTGCAACAAAAACACGGTGCTAGTTGGTTTCCAAGTAATACCAGTTTTGAGGAACtactttaaagaaatacattgcAGCAAAAAGCAGGCATGTGAAGCAGTACGTGCACTGACAGAGTACCCTGCTGGAGAAGCAGCTCTAACCAACACAGCGTCCTGATTCCTAACTGCTTCATTCTAAACCCAGCAAGGTTGACGTGGTCAATTAattaatgcttattttatttttggctttgtttgaCCAAATAAATGGGAATACct
Coding sequences within it:
- the HEMGN gene encoding hemogen, which translates into the protein MDLGKDQSHLKHHQTPDPHQEETHSPEVIGTWSLRNRERLRKRKAEVQEKETSQWLFGEQKKRKQQRTGKGNQRGRKRQQNTEWKVEPQSQIEKEIVEKALEPTEKKTEPPGSITKVFPSVASPQKVVPEEHFSETCQESNIHQENFSEYQEIAVQNHSSETCQHVAEPEDLSPKMYQKISVLHDNSSKICQGMEEPEDNSPNTCQVISVIQDHPFKMYQDMVKREDLAPKMCQEAAVPKILPCPTSEDTADLAGCSLQAYPKPDVPKGYILDTDQNSAESEEYNETDQGIAETEGFFSKTQEMAEPKDLSTKTHQESAEPKYLPHKTCKEIIVPKAPSHKTIQETPHSEDYSIEINQETPGSEKYSPETYQEIPGLEEYSPEIYQETSQLEEYSPEIYQETPGPENLSTETYKNKDVHKECFPEPHQETGGPQGQDPKAHQEDAKDVYTFPQEMKEKPKEEPEIPAILNETHPENDVYSYVLF